CCGGCGTGCCAGACGCCGTGGCCGTCCGTGGACGTGAGCGGGCGGATCCGGCCTCGTGCCACGAGGTCCAGCGCGGCGAGCGCGGCCGCTGCCCAGAACGCCGTCGCGGGATGCGCGGTGGTGTGCCGGGCTCGCAGCAGGATCGGCAGCGCCGCGCCGGGCGGCATCCGCAGGGCCGGGACGGTGACACGGGTGATCGAGCCGTCGCGGGGGACGGCGACCGTGATCTCACCGGGTTCGCCGTGGTGCGGCGCGGGCGGGCGGGCGCCGTGTGGGTCCCAGAAGGCCAGCCGTCCGTCACGCGGGGGGTCGGCGGGTTCGAAGACGGCGGCGCACCGCATTAGCCGAGCCTCGGTGCTCATCGGCCCAGCCGCCGGTAGCGGCGGACCGACAGGGGCAGGAACACCGCGGTGATCAGCAGCGGCCACGCCACGGCCAGTGGCAGTGCGTGCCGGGCCGGCCAGGTGTCCTCGGCCCAGCCGGGGTTGCCGAACAGCTCTCGTGCCGCCGAGACCGTGGCCGACAGGGGGTTCCAGCCGGCGATCGCGCCGAGCCAGCCGGGCATCGTGGCGGGCGCCGCGAAGATGTCGGACAGGAAGCCCAGTGGCCAGACGAGCACCTGTACGGCGACGACCGACTCGGGGCCGGTGGCGGTGAGGCCGAGGTAGATGCCGGCCCACAGCAGCGCGAAGCGCAGCAGGAGCAGCAGCGCGACCGCGGCCAGTGCCCGCCCGGCGCCGTGGTGCCAGTGCCAGCCGACCGCCAGACCGCAGGCGATCATGACGGCGAGACCGAGCGCGGCGTGCAGCATGTCGGCGGCGCAGCGTCCGGTGACGACGGCGGAGGAGGCCATCGGCAGGGACCGGAACCGGTCGGTGATGCCCTTGGCCGCGTCGGTGGCGATGCCGGTGAAGGTGGTCTCGAGGCCGAAGACCATCGTCATGGCGTACATGCCGGGCAGGAGGAACTCCCGGTAGTCTCCGCCGCCGGGCACCAGCATCGCGCCGCCGAACAGGTAGCCGAACATCAGCACGGTCATGACGGGGAACAGCAGCCCGAGGACGACCTGGGCGGGCCGGCGTGCCCAGTGCATGAGCGTGCGGTGGGTGAGGGTCCAGCCGTCGGTCACTGCCGTCAGGCGAGGCGGTGCGGCGGTCATGCGCTCACCCCGGTCGTGGTGTCGGCGGGATGGCCGGTGAGGTGGAGGAAGACCTCGTCGAGGGTGGGCCGGCGCAGCGCGATGTCCTCGGCGGCGATGCCGGCGTCCTCCAGTGCGCGCGCGGTGCCGATCAGTGCGGAGACGCGGTCGTGTACGGGTACGCTCACGCGGCGGGCGGCGCGGTCGATCGCCGGTTCGGCGCCGCTCACCCGGCCGAGGATGCCGGCGGCCGCGGTGATCCGTGCGGCGTCGCGGACGACGATGTCGAGGCGGTCGGCGCCGAGCCGGGACTTCAGGCGTTCGGGTGCCCCTTCGGCGGCGACGCGCCCGTGGTCGATCACCGAGACGGTGTCGGCGAGCTGGTCGGCCTCGTCGAGGTACTGGGTGGTGAGCAGGACGGTGGTGCCGTCGCGGACCAGCGCGCGTACGGCGTCCCAGACTTCGGCGCGTGCGCGCGGGTCCAGGCCGGTGGTGGGTTCGTCCAGGAACAGCACGGCCGGGGCCATGATGAGGGTCGCGGCCAGGTCCAGCCGGCGGCGCATGCCGCCGGAGTAGGTCTTGACCTGCCGGTTCGCCGCCTCGGTGAGCGCGAACCGGTCCAAGAGCTCGTCCGCGCGAGTGCGGGCGGCGCGGGCGCCGAGGTGGTGCAGGCGGCCGAAGACCCGTAGGTTCTGCCGGCCGCTGAGGACCTCGTCGACGGCCGTGTGCTGGCCGAGCAGGCCGATCCGGCGGCGGACCTCGGCGGGGTGGCGGGCCACGTCGATTCCGGCGACCTCGGCGTTGCCGCCGTCGTGGCGCAGCAGGGTGGCCAGGATCCGGATCACGGTGGTCTTCCCGGCGCCGTTGGGGCCGAGCAGGCCGCGTACGGTTCCCGGCGGCACGGTCAGGTCGAGGCCGTCGAGTGCGGCGGTGCCGCCGTATCGCTTGCGCAGTCCTTCGGTGCGGATCGCCGCGTCGCCCATGCCGCTCCCTAATGCCGTACGCCGTACGCCGTACAGAGTCCAACAATAACGTACACCGTACGGAGTTCGAACCGGGATGGCGTGCGGGCGAGTACTGCAAAATGGCGGGGTGACGACGGAGTACAGCGGTAGCGGCGACCCGGTGCGCAGCATGGAGCTGCTGTGGGGAGGCCGCGCGACCGGGACGGCCGGGCCGCGGCGCGGCCCGAGGCCACGCCTGACGGTCGAGGGGATCACCCGGGCCGCGGTCGAGGTCGCCGACGCCGAGGGCCTGACGGCGCTGTCCATGCGGCACGTCGCCGAACGCCTGGGTGTCGCCGCGATGTCGCTCTACACCTACGTGCCGGGCAAGGCCGAGCTGCTGGACCTGATGCTGGACTCGGTCAGCGGCGAGACCGCGCGCCCCGGCCAGGTGGCCGGCGGCTGGCG
Above is a genomic segment from Actinoallomurus bryophytorum containing:
- a CDS encoding ABC transporter permease, yielding MTAAPPRLTAVTDGWTLTHRTLMHWARRPAQVVLGLLFPVMTVLMFGYLFGGAMLVPGGGDYREFLLPGMYAMTMVFGLETTFTGIATDAAKGITDRFRSLPMASSAVVTGRCAADMLHAALGLAVMIACGLAVGWHWHHGAGRALAAVALLLLLRFALLWAGIYLGLTATGPESVVAVQVLVWPLGFLSDIFAAPATMPGWLGAIAGWNPLSATVSAARELFGNPGWAEDTWPARHALPLAVAWPLLITAVFLPLSVRRYRRLGR
- a CDS encoding ATP-binding cassette domain-containing protein, whose amino-acid sequence is MGDAAIRTEGLRKRYGGTAALDGLDLTVPPGTVRGLLGPNGAGKTTVIRILATLLRHDGGNAEVAGIDVARHPAEVRRRIGLLGQHTAVDEVLSGRQNLRVFGRLHHLGARAARTRADELLDRFALTEAANRQVKTYSGGMRRRLDLAATLIMAPAVLFLDEPTTGLDPRARAEVWDAVRALVRDGTTVLLTTQYLDEADQLADTVSVIDHGRVAAEGAPERLKSRLGADRLDIVVRDAARITAAAGILGRVSGAEPAIDRAARRVSVPVHDRVSALIGTARALEDAGIAAEDIALRRPTLDEVFLHLTGHPADTTTGVSA